The Branchiostoma floridae strain S238N-H82 chromosome 10, Bfl_VNyyK, whole genome shotgun sequence genome has a segment encoding these proteins:
- the LOC118424270 gene encoding fibulin-1-like, protein MLDVDECNTNLNNCSQLCKNTDGSFNCACLDGFDLSADGENCEPSSPCSSAVNPGCDPVLGWCFVDDTGTATCSCRKGYKLGTDGVTCHDEDECLTGNHHCEQLCNNTAGGYNCYCMDAYYTLVNYGVKCIEIDECSEGYDDCTEHETCVNEPGSYHCECREHTVEVNGVCLPYTTTSPDTESIIEINTVVIEIASVVSKVLDQLPTFKSAFATEATDFCSQQADRIPACTVPLCSSKKTFTSPKVIPNSLPTKPTPPSPSS, encoded by the exons ATGTTAGATGTTGACGAGTGCAACACTAACTTGAACAACTGCAGTCAGCTGTGTAAGAACACGGACGGGTCCTTTAACTGCGCCTGCTTGGATGGGTTTGACCTGAGCGCCGATGGCGAGAACTGTGAAC CTAGCAGCCCTTGCAGTAGTGCCGTGAATCCCGGATGTGATCCTGTACTTGGATGGTGCTTCGTGGACGATACCGGTACTGCCACGTGTTCTTGCCGGAAAGGCTACAAGCTGGGCACTGATGGTGTCACGTGTCACG ATGAGGACGAGTGTTTGACTGGAAATCATCATTGTGAGCAACTGTGTAACAACACCGCTGGCGGCTACAACTGTTACTGCATGGACGCGTACTATACACTGGTGAACTATGGTGTGAAATGCATAG AAATCGACGAATGTTCTGAGGGATATGACGACTGCACCGAGCACGAGACGTGTGTGAACGAGCCGGGATCCTACCATTGCGAATGCCGGGAGCACACTGTTGAAGTGAACGGTGTCTGTTTGCCTT ACACAACCACAAGCCCCGATACAGAGAGCATCATCGAGATCAACACTGTAGTAATTGAAATCGCGTCGGTGGTGAGCAAG GTACTTGATCAGCTGCCTACGTTCAAATCTGCGTTTGCCACGGAAGCTACCGACTTCTGCAGCCAACAGGCGGACCGGATCCCTGCAT GTACAGTCCCGCTGTGTTCCTCCAAGAAGACGTTCACGTCACCGAAGGTTATCCCAAACTCGCTTCCGACCAAACCCACACCACCCTCGCCTTCTTCCTGA